One Aegilops tauschii subsp. strangulata cultivar AL8/78 chromosome 2, Aet v6.0, whole genome shotgun sequence genomic window, CCCCACCGCATCCtcttcctcaccttcatcgcCTCCATCTGTCCGATGACCGAAGCTCGTGGCGACGCGGGCGCAGCGACCGGAGTGGTGGTGGAGCTGCAGGGCGCGGTGACCGCAGATGTCGGCGGCGTCCACGGCAGTGCGGGGAAACTCACAACCGCTGCGGATGTGGAGAGATGGCGGGCTCCGCCTCAGCGTTGCAGAAGGCGACGGGGTAGAGCGGCGCAGTCTATCCTGATGCCCCCGATGCGCAGCCTGGCGAGGAGCAGGAGGTATTTGCACTTGCTTTAGGATATTAGCTTGTTTATTTTTTCAACATGAATGTAGGAAACGGATCTAAAATGGCACTGCCCCTACTGCCCCACCAAGCCAAAGCCAAAGGATGACCGCTTCGATCACCTTCTGTCTCATGCAGAGGATGTAGCGATTCGCGGGGAGGATTACATGATCAGGGGGCAGCATGCTGCCCCCGCGAAGGCCCTGACTCCGGCGTGATGTGATGATGTGATGTTGTGATGCTGTGATGAACTGAATCTTTATCTTTATCTTTTGGGTTACTTTTCGTAAACTGAGTGTGGCTGTTTATGGTGTGTTGAACTGAATCTATGGTGACGCTAGTAATGTATTATGCTATCTATATTTGGCTGCCCTTAAATTTGCCTGAGGTGTATGGTTAGTTCTGTTTAGATGTTGTGAACTATAAgtttaggtgctgcaatgatcacacatgttgtttcagtgttgcatCACTAATCAGACATGCTGCTTTTTCTCACCAgtttaggtgctgcaatgatcacaCATGTTGTTTCAGTACTGCTTCACTGATCAGACATGCCACTTTTTCACTGATCATAAAGGAGTATTATCCTAATTATTTGTCTCATGTTTATTAATCAAATCAAATGCATGCTTTTTCCCACCAGCAGGTTTCATTATCCAATGTTTTGAACTGACATTCGATAGGACAGTATAAATTCAAGAAAAAAAACCTTGgcaaactatctatgtttgtgtaggagatcatgtgtgcaaaatttgaggtgatttagaggaggtcaaagaaatttgaatttgagaaatgtgctccaaatgagctcccaggctagggtaaacagcccatttgtaatcaagtttttttggATGTACTCTAAATGAGCCAATTTTTTTTATTAACACCTATTCAATCTATATAGTGTAGATTTGAAATCTCACCATTTTttgaattaatcttcatatttttacaGTTTCTTTTGAAAAAATATGCTTTAATATAAAAACTTTTAAAACACATTTAAAGtatgaaaatggaaaactaagttcagatccttcttattcactttgaaATAAAGCTTAGgtgattttttgtttttttaattcaaagacagaaggtaaccctacctcctctccttgaactctatgaaatcTTGTACGTGAcagctcatatgtgtgaaggttttctcataaaaatgaccatagaccaagtttatgatttttggttggtaacatgtcacataagacaacattgtgcgcaggttttatatatttttgattttttaaattaatggtgctcatttgaccttGATCGTGCCAGCTAggttttttttcatgaaaatgaccatagaccaagtttagtatttttcctcattagtgtgtcttataaaacgacgaacggcgaaggtttcatattttttcgatttttttaaattagttatactcagtcaaagccttcgaaaccccgttgaccagatcaaaacccctcaaaaccccgcggggtttcgcctaaccctagctccgaaCGTCATCCGTACGATCATACCCTGGTGCCAAGCGACAGCCCTCGGATGTGGTCTTCTAGAAGGTATTCGGTGGGCAGGCTGCGTGCAGGCTCCGCGCCGTTGGATCACAAGGACGGCTCCGCGTCGTTGGATCGTGGGGCTATCCGCGAGAGGCGATCCTGTTGGTTGTGCTCGGATGCTCGCTCACCACTGACTCCGCGAAAAAATATGTTGTTATTGGGCCCAAAAGGAAACAAAGCTCTGGTTGGGCAATCGAGTTGCGTTGTTTTTTTTGCATCATTTGCTCTGTATTTTGTGAACGTGCTGGCTCTGTTTTTTTGCATCGTTTGAAATTACACAACAATTGACATTGCGTAGAAAATTTAGTTCTTTTTGTTCTCtatacaaatgcaaaatgaccaaatttataagtgccaaatttatttttatcatgcaaaatggccacaaactattcaaaaattgtctctttttgttcatataatatatATGACCACGGATTCCCACGCATGCAATTAgctccttttttcttcttttcaaACCACCGTTTCCCACACGTGTACACTCCCGATGCTGTGGTGGGTTTGAAAACAGGCTACTTCATATTTGACCCCGTTATTGCAACGACCAAATAACACGTAGCactacggctatttaagccaccctctgcctctgccatccctcatccatctCCCATACTATGCCATCTGCCCTTCTTGCTCTTCGAccccttctccttcttctgcacatcctcagccatgcagtacaccggaccaacctaccgcttcacacccaccgtgccggagaggctcaaccctaccggcgtgtacgttgatctcacactacgtgtgtgggcgatatcaaggttgaggaccgcaaggaacttcaccgagttcttcctcgcgtccggctaccaccacctcccgtggggatctccaacgatgttccgcgtggaggaggtcatccaaaaccgggtggtggtttctctccttgcccacttcaccaacacattcgacgccttcTACCTCCTCGGCCGGTTGTTTTGGTGTGGCCCCGAGTTCATTgctttcaccacccacaacaGGTTCACGGAGTACACCAACATCTTCCCCACCGCGACGTGCATGCACACTCTTCCGTACCGCATCGACAATGCCCCGGAGGAGCAGTGAAAAGGGCGCCCGTaggaggagcgaggtggagaaggcggcggctagggttctaaaCCCTCTATCTTTTGTTTAGTCTATGTTAAGTTAAGTTGTAATTGAACTATGTTGGagttgctatgggcttgttggcccttttcttaagttctattattaagttttctatctattctATTATTAAGTTCTATCTAGTTTGAACTATGTGATCGTGCTATGGGCTTATTGGCCCTATCTACATATTAGGACTACATATTTGATGATTGTTTTCTTAGAGAGCTCGCTTTGTTAGTAGGGTTCCCTTGTTAGTAACCACCTAGTGCATGCAGCCACAACGAACACTTCTcttttttttacacaagccacaaatatgtagccacctagctagaagagaggaaccagcggcagtgaccGTCGCTGCATCCGTGGCGGCTGGCGTGCAAGAAAGCTGCTCGGTCAGTGCATCGTGACAGACGCATTGGAGCATGCAGGCTCGGTCGGTGTATGCAGGCTCGGTTGGCGCATCGTGGCATCGACGCATGCATGCTCGATCGACGCATGCAGGCAGACTTTGctgggtgcatgcatagcaggcttctgTCCTGGCGGCGCGCGCAGGCGTTTAATGGAAGGGACGACCCAACGAAACCACGGCCCAACGGTCGAACAACGACACCACCCAACGCGACCCCACTTGTCAGGTTCAACGGATGACACAGTCCAGCGCGGCCCCACCCGTCAGAGTTAATGGTCAAGCCTTTGACCCGACAACAACATCCGTTGTGACCAGTTCTGAGGGTTTCTGGCAAAGGAGTGGGGAAAATTAAGTAAAAGTTAAGAGcgcggggatgaatgagtagagctaaggaaccaggggcacagatgtaaaaatCCCTTGTTTTTAATTTTTCTCAATTCATCCCTTGCGGGCAAGGAGTGACTTCCTAGAGaggttcggcgttgagcttgatGCAACTATCAAATTCCAGTGCACCTTCATGAAGATGCAAACGACCCAGAACTTCACTTGTCTTCTCACCAACGAGGCACACCGAACCTATTTTTGGTTTCCCTGGTTGGAGATACCTTGCACGTGCCTATGGGATGGAAGCTGAAGAGAGGGCCACGTTCTACCTCGATTATGATCGTGAGAAGATCATGATGTACTACATGCCTGCTGGCACTTCTGGTTCTGATACTCCAGACTACGACCCTAATTCCAACTGTCAAATTATTTAGTTAGTAGGTTTAGTAATATGCTAGTATTTCGTTGAATTTTTGTTGAACACGTACATGTATGTACTTGCTACTAGTCATACTACATTAATTAGTACTTTGTTGAACTTAAATGTTGTCATTTACCTCTATTTGGTGATGTCAAACTTAAAAGGGTCATATTTGAATAGAACAAAGTAATAATGAGGAAAAAAACTTTATGTAATTTCCCCACCAGTCAAAGAGGTTCCAGTCAAGAGAGAGAAAGAGGGACCAACCTAAGAGACAAGAAAGCGGAGATACCCAAAGGCAGATTTAGAAAGGAAAAGAAGTGAAGAGGGGCTGGCCTGCGTTTGGGTTCGACCGTACGAGGTGCAGACCCATCACACATGGGGACGATGGATGGAGGAGTTAAACCTGCGCTGCGCTGCCATTTTTTTATGTGCTTGCCGCCGCTGCTGCTACTACTACTAAACAcaatagagagagagagaaagagagactGAGACTGAGCGTGTGGGGCCATTTTAGGCGTCTCAGCCAATAGGCGCTCGACAGCATACGGGGCCCGGAACCACACTCGATCGCACCCTCCCCCAATTACACCACAAATCCATCCATCCTCTTCCTCTCCCATCTTTAAAGCTGCATCCCATCTCCCCTCACCGCCGCGGCGAGCCAGCGACGTCTCGCCTCCTCCCACCCCGGTCGCCGTGCGCGCCATAGACACAAGAGCCGACAGCTAGATCGGGAAATCAGGATGGGTCGCGGCAAGGTGCAGCTGAAGCGGATAGAGAACAAGATAAATCGGCAGGTGACCTTCTCCAAGCGCCGCAACGGGCTCCTGAAGAAGGCGCACGAGATCTCCGTCCTCTGTGACGCGGAGGTCGCCGTCATCGTCTTCTCCCCCAAAGGCAAGCTCTATGAGTACGCCACCGACTCCAGGTAGCTCCCCACCCACGCCTATATTAGCTTCCATCTCGATCCATTTCCATTTCTGCCTCTGCTTGCTATATGCCCATGCCGCTGCATCACACATACATACATATTGGGAGGGAGGTAATACCGTACCGCCGTACGCTCGGCTCTTCCTCCGCCAGCTGCATCGTAGCTCTTGCCGTTTCTGGCCTTTGATGCCATGGCGCCGGAAAAGCTCCTTGTCGGCTTTGCCATTTCTGGCATCGATCCATCTCCATGTGCTCATCGGTTTGGTGTCCGTACCGCATGTGCTTCCTCTCACTTGTTTCTACTGCTAGCCCCAGTCCTGCCTATTCTGAGTTTGTGTGCTACAGGCGATGATTTTATGCTGCTGCTGCAGCTCCTTGCTTATTTGGGTAACGATTTGATTTTCTCCCCAGTCCTCACTCACTAGCTGGCTCGGCTTCTCCGATTTCCTTTCTCGTGCTCCCCACTTTTGCCTTTTCCTCTTGCCTCCGACTGATCCTTTCCTTTTTTGGGATCCACGGCCGCCTTTCTTTCTTTAATTCACATTCACCTATAGCCTGCCTAGGACAATTAATATGTATGTGACACGAGAAGGCAGATTAGATTATACTGACCCAGCCCCAGCCCCCGCGCGTAATTAGATGATTTTTGTCCCTTTCCTCATCCACATCGTTCTAGACTCGATTGTACTACAACGAGTATTTTATTCTCTTTCTAGTTCCCGTCCAGTGATTTGGCTTTTCTTTGTGACCAAAAATCACATGcgtgttttcattttttttaactatCAATAATAAACACAGCTTCCAAGGAGTGAGCTGGGCAGTGAGCCAGTGACAGACATGCATGTAGTGGACGGAGCTCGCTGAATTAATCGCCTCGCATCTTCTTCTGCCTCTCTAAACATGCAGTGAACACGACTTATGCATGGTACATCGCTACGTACGTCTTTGTTAAACTATACCAAAAAAATCCCTCTTCTTACTCTTCTTCGGTTCTTGCCAAGCAGTGGGATGGATCTGGCTCTTCTTTGATCTTCTTCTCTTTCCTCTTATTTATTTCTTCTCCCTCTTTTCCTCTTTGATGCTACCCTCTAGGTCAATCTTTGCTAGTATCTCGGTTTTATTTGGTATAGATAGACCAGCTAGATACAGTACAGTAGTACTAGATCTTTGCTTTGTTCATTGATAGGGAGCAATTTGCAATCTTCTAAATAAAGGTGTACGATGTACTTACCTTGCAAATCGCTAATGATGAAACCATTTGCTGTAACACAACATATACTTTAGCCCCTCTCAATTCCGTGTACAACAGTTTTTGTGTTGTGCAACGACTCGTACGTACGGTAACAGTATGCATGCATGTATGTCGGCACATTTATGCCTGTTTTCAAGTGCTTTATTTCCAATATACATATATGTCCGTTGCATCTCATCTCTTTCTTCCCTCTTTGAGATATATATATGTCTATATAAGGCATGGGTACCTATCGTGCCACATATATACAAGACGACCTGGCCTCTCTCTGGGAGAAGTAAAGGAATTAATGCTTAAGGCTTCTGGAACCCCTTCATTAATTCTCTCTCTAGATAATTCAGATAAATAGGCTGCACATCTCTATAGTCTATATTTTCGTGTGCGAGAAATAGTGAGGTTCAAGATGATGGGATATTGTGTTGACCGTACGTACAAGCATACGGATTAAGAGCTTCTTCTTTTGTTGCGTATAGTACAGTATGTAATATTCTCTATGTATGAAACTACGAAGGGGGGTGGTGCAACCTATCACCTTGGCTGTTTTACAAGAACAGAAGTAGCCAGCTCTATAAGGTTCCACTGCAATTGTTCAGTTTAGGATCGCAATCCAGTTCCCGCGGTACTGCTGCTACAGCCATCCATTTAACTCGTTGTTGATAAATTTTTCCTACAGCATCATGCATGCATGTTCTGTAATGCTTCAATCATTATCCACAAACCTTGATATCACATGTGTGCTATATGTATTCCTTTTATCACGGACTCATGGTTCTATACAGCGTCACTGCTTTCTTGAAGATGGGTGAGATATATGTTTTATGTGTGCACGCTTTGAAGCTGGCATCCTGCTTCCAGGGCAATCAAGAGTGATATTACTACATTTTGAACAGTAAAGGAGCACTGTCAGTCCAAACAGTAACTTCAGATCTGGAGTTTGTTGGGAATTTCTTATTTTTGATTGCTCGGGCCATGGCATATGGCTCTTTTTTTGGGGGGTTTGTGATAAGCTATTGCATTTATTCTATTTTCTTGCAAAAATAACTTGCGTATGCTTCTTAGTGCTGGTTTCTGAATTAGAAGGATGCCAAGCATTGTACTCCCATACAATGCCAAGCCTTGTACTGATTTTCCAAGGCATAATTAGTACTCAAAGAATTGTTCTTAAGCATTGTACTAATTAGTACTACTAATTATGCGTTGCAAAGGACCGGGATTTGATTATCCCCAAAAGGCATGGACTGATATGGTGTGAGTTTTCCTTGCAGCATGGACAAAATTCTTGAACGTTATGAGCGCTACTCTTATGCTGAAAAGGCTCTTATTTCAGCTGAATCTGAAAGTGAGGTATAAGCAATTTGCTGCTATCACTATTATGATGATTACTCTTGCTGCTTTCATATATTTTGAATCGGGGAGGTTGCCCATGTTACattgcacaagcatttcagcatATCTCCTTCACATAAACATCATATCTGAAGTAACCTTCTTGTTGTTGGATTTTCCAAACAGAGAAAATTAGTTATGAATAATTATACCTTTTGAGAAATTCAGAATCACCTTACATTTTATGTTAATGACTTTAAATTACATTTCTTTAGGATACTCTACTATATAGCTTAACATTCCTCATGTGAAAAGGGGTTTTGTCGACCCACAGATGAACTTTCGAAATGTGTAGCATTCATACGTCCTTAAACTGGTTAATCCTCTTTATCTCGGATTTTGTCTCACCAAGACAACTTGTAATGTGTGGATGCTCTAGTTCGGCAACCTATGTTAAATACAAGTGGGGATGAATTTCTAGTTGCAAACTTACAGGCAGATAAGATCGTTTACTAAGGATGAAAAGAACCTAGTAAACATTAGAAGAGTTTTCTAAACTGGTATTGGATATCATCCTACCTTCACATTTTTAGTAAATTTGGCCACCTAGGTAGATGAACGAAGAGATCATCGATGGCATGTGTATTCATCATCTTTGAATGATGTCCACTATACATAGAAATAATAATAGCATGCAGTATATAATACACAATATGTGGGATGCATGAAATTATATGAAACTAGCGTCTCCTCTAGATCAGTCATAAATACATCACAGACAATATTTTTAACTATAAATTCTGTAAAATAAATATTGTATGTATACATTATAGGATACTAACAAATCAATCAAAATTATATGTTTTGCCACAAACATAACCTACCTAAGCTTCACAAAATAGCCCTTATATTCGCATTACCTGTATTTGGCCCTTTCATAACCATTGTAAACCAACCATGGGTGACACAGTTGCATATGTTTTTGTACTCATATGGAATTTACATGAATTTGGATTGTAAGAGAAGGTTATTGAAGTAGCAGATGGCTGAGAAAGCTACGGACGCAAGCTAATTTATGCTTTTAAGCAGCAAGATACCCCTCCGTGTATTATTTTTTCGTTAGGTTTTTCTATCTTCACAAAAAATAAGTAATTTATAAAATGAAAATATCGACCATCGTTCTTACCATATTTTTGTCTGCTATCAACTATATGATTAAGAAAGGGCAGGATTATTTTGCTTATAAATACTTAAAATAaaacaactactccctctgtccggaaatacttgtcctagaaatggattacatccatttctaggacaagtatttccggacggagtaCATTTGGTTATAGGTTTTTCATTTTAATTTTGTATGGTGTGTGAACTTTTGTCGCTATATGTTCCGAAGGGTCCAACTTTTTTTTGGTTATTTTCTGATTGGGATATGGGGAGAGGGGGAATTATTAAATCTGGTTTACACCCAATATATTTTTATGGTAAACAAGTAGACATGGCTTGATGGCTAGGAATTTGGCTGAACCTAAAATTCTCAGATAAACTTTGTTATGACCATGATATAAAAAGTTCAAAGTCAATGTCGTAATATATTTATTTTTCcacattttctatttttttaattAATTTCCTTGCTTGCAATGTCCATCTCTTCGCTCCATCCAAATAAATCAAATCCGTCAAGTATTTGCTGTTAGTACCTCAGATCCACATGCGAATACTGATTTTCATTTCTTCACTTAATTTTTTACTGCACATTGAACCTAAACATAGTTCTAGGCAATGATTTAATGATTATTTTACACAAAAAGCCTAGGACTAGTTTGGTAGATGCTGCTGCTTCATAATACTGAATATCAGAAACATTATTAATGTGTTCCTGCACTTCAATGGCTGAAACCTGTTATAACAGTTAAGAGCATCTTATGGTAAATTTCTGCTATTCCTACATGTCTGCTGTTCTAGTATCATTGTTTGTGATAAAATGCAAGAAGTGACATGACAAAAGTGCAAGTGTGAGTGCCCCAAGGTAAATGTTAACTTCTCCAAAACTGGAAGCCTTATTTATGTACCCCCTCCTTTCAGGTCTATAAGGAGCGCACGGATTTTGAGATTTACTTTGACCATCAACTAGATCAATCATATGAGTTATGCGGCCTAGAAATCAGACCACTGTAAAATTAGACTCAAAATGCATGCACACCTTATAAACAAAGGAGGGAGTACTTTGTCAACAGTTTCCTGTTCATTTTCATATTACCTTGCCATCTACTCACATTGTATAAGCATATTGAGAGTGGTTCTATAGCGGTAAAAGATGTTCTTAGTTCATACAAAGGAACGTTCATTCTTGTACTTGCTTACCTCTGACAGAAAATAATTTTCCTGTACAGGGAAATTGGTGCCACGAATACAGGAAACTTAAGGCGAAGATTGAGACCATACAAAAATGTCACAAGTAATAATGAGTATTGAATTGCGATTTGAATTCTGAATAATTGTGGAACTAGCATATAATTTTGCAGTATGAGCTGCTGAATTAAGATGATTTAAAGCAACTGGATTATTATCCTGCAGGCACCTCATGGGAGAGGATCTGGATTCTCTGAATCTCAAAGAACTCCAACAACTGGAGCAGCAGCTGGAGAGTTCACTGAAGCACATCAGATCGAGAAAGGTTGTTATTTTCTAAGATTCAGTAGCCCACCCGAACTGTCTTAAGTCTTAACTGGACTGAGGTGGACGTCAGATGCCAGCATTACATGTGTGAATGTGGTCCTTGCATTCTGTTGCAAACCCTTTCCTTTTGGCCTTTT contains:
- the LOC109734652 gene encoding MADS-box transcription factor 15-like, with product MGRGKVQLKRIENKINRQVTFSKRRNGLLKKAHEISVLCDAEVAVIVFSPKGKLYEYATDSSMDKILERYERYSYAEKALISAESESEGNWCHEYRKLKAKIETIQKCHKHLMGEDLDSLNLKELQQLEQQLESSLKHIRSRKSHLMMESISELQKKERSLQEENKALQKELVERQKAAASRQQQQQQQQQMQWEHQTQTHTQNQPQAQTSSSSSSFMMRDQQAHAPQQNICYPPVTMGGEAAAAAAAAPGQQAQLRIGGLPPWMLSHLNA